CAGGCTAAAGATGCCAGATTTAATTTGAATTTATTAATTACGAATTACGAACTTGTACTGAGCGTCTTGCCCTGAGCGTATCGCTAAAGCGAAAGCTCCGCTAACGCGTAGCGTCTCGTAGAGAAGCCGTTGGCGTGGTAACAGAGCGTAGTCGAAGTGCAGCCTCTCGTAGAGAAGGGAGCCGAAGTATTATGAATTACGAATTTTTACACAAGCTATTTTTTATTTGATGCCGCTGTTTGTGTAGGAATAGTAATATTTAAATTGAAGGGCAACTTAGTTTTTTTACTGTCTTCACCCCAAAACAACTCACCACTTAGCTGATATTGACCGGGTTTGAGGGCTGGTTGGTCTTTATTGGGGTAATTTAATAAGAAATTGCGATCGCTATTTGCCACCACAGCATTAGTATCTACCTGCCCAGTTTTGATAACAGTTTGCCCTTGGCGCAAAGTCCAATTTAAACTAGGGAGAACAGTTGCTTGACCTTGATTGCGAACTAAAATTTGAATTTGTTTTTGCTCTGGGTTAAAGCTGGCACTATCAATCGCTAATTGTGGAGAAAGATTGCCTTTTCTGACGTAGAATGTCACGCCAATTCGTGCCACCAAAGTAACGTTATTACCAGCAGCATCTTTGGATTCACTGAGAGTTTCATTAAACACTACCGCACGATATTCCCCATCAGGTAAATTAGGAGCCAAGCGGCTAATGAGGCGCACCCGCCGAACTTCTCCTGGTTTGACAGTCAACTCACGCGGTGAGAATTGCAGATATTTTGTCAGGTCATTGGGACTAGAGGATAAGGTTTGAAACCCTGTATCGCGGCTATATGTGAAAGGTTGAGCATAGATCCGAATCCGAGAAGGAGTCTTACTGGTATTGGAAATTGTAATCATTCCTTGGGCTTGTCCGCGTTCCGCCTTGGCTTCAATCACCAGAGGAGAAACGCTCATTTGTGCTTTAGCAGCACCAGGAAACAATATTAGGGCGAATAAGCCAGCACTAACAGCAGCTAGAGAGCGCCAATTATTATTGAGCATATTTATAAATATGGCGGGATTGTAAATTTAATTCCTGATTTATAATTCCCAAAAGCAGGGTTATTTTATCTCTGGGTAATCAGAAAAATATCTTGCCGCTTGAAAATTTATTCTCTAGCGACAAGATATTCAGCAATTATTTTTCTCAATCAATCTGAAGGAAACGGGAAAAATTTTAGACTATGGCACGATAGTCAAGGTTGTTACATAGCTGTAGTTTCCAGGAAGAAGGGGACTGCCCTTATCTACGATCATGTCTATATCCAAAGGCAAACCGCTACCAGGGGGCAGTAACACAGGACTACCACCCTGAGAACTCGTACTACCAAAAGATGAGTTGATATGTCCGGCAGAGAACATAGGTGTAAACGCAGGGCCTCCGGTCTGCTGTGGCTGAGATATACTCACTCTGGCACCTTGATTACAGCTAACAAAAACCTTACCAAATTGCCCTCCAGTAAATCCTCCCGCTAGTGCAGTTGCAT
This portion of the Nostoc sp. GT001 genome encodes:
- a CDS encoding P pilus assembly protein, chaperone PapD, with the protein product MLNNNWRSLAAVSAGLFALILFPGAAKAQMSVSPLVIEAKAERGQAQGMITISNTSKTPSRIRIYAQPFTYSRDTGFQTLSSSPNDLTKYLQFSPRELTVKPGEVRRVRLISRLAPNLPDGEYRAVVFNETLSESKDAAGNNVTLVARIGVTFYVRKGNLSPQLAIDSASFNPEQKQIQILVRNQGQATVLPSLNWTLRQGQTVIKTGQVDTNAVVANSDRNFLLNYPNKDQPALKPGQYQLSGELFWGEDSKKTKLPFNLNITIPTQTAASNKK